The following are encoded in a window of Aerococcus sanguinicola genomic DNA:
- a CDS encoding SixA phosphatase family protein, producing MSFFQSLKSFLAPEESKASATGKGQAKDQAIAHYLLIIRHGRPDYEANPADPPLLAGEAAYLKDRYQEFEDRLSPFNIQILSSPLSRAQQTAQAFQEALAQSSNLEIAESSDLGGEAAIKDWMQERQALVLVAHEPYVSAWLRRFGGSSHDFDKGDAALLAIDEEGKGRLVKYIKAH from the coding sequence ATGTCATTCTTTCAATCATTGAAATCTTTTTTGGCCCCTGAAGAAAGCAAAGCAAGTGCGACAGGAAAAGGCCAAGCTAAAGACCAAGCAATTGCTCATTACTTGCTGATCATCCGTCACGGTAGACCCGATTATGAGGCGAATCCTGCTGATCCGCCCTTGTTGGCGGGGGAAGCAGCTTACCTAAAAGATCGTTACCAGGAATTTGAAGACCGCTTGAGCCCCTTTAACATTCAAATCTTATCCTCCCCCCTCAGCCGGGCTCAGCAAACTGCTCAAGCCTTCCAAGAAGCCCTTGCCCAATCTTCTAATTTAGAGATTGCGGAAAGTTCAGATCTAGGAGGAGAAGCGGCTATTAAGGACTGGATGCAAGAAAGACAGGCCTTGGTCCTTGTCGCCCATGAACCTTATGTGAGTGCTTGGCTCCGTCGTTTTGGGGGCTCTTCCCATGACTTTGACAAGGGGGATGCTGCCCTCCTTGCGATCGATGAGGAAGGTAAGGGCCGTCTCGTTAAATACATTAAAGCACATTAA
- the folP gene encoding dihydropteroate synthase, protein MRSSHFRYHDKTLSNDQEPTILCGIVNVTPDSFSDGGQYNSVDKAVAQAQKLIKEGAGMIDIGGESTRPGSTYVAIEEEINRVVPVIKALKEVTDVPLSLDTWKADVAEAAIEAGVDIINDITGFLGDPRMAEVVGQSQAGAILMFNPVTARPDHPGSQKFPEFGDQTVFTDEEKAAFKEMPIEDVMMAYLDKSLERAHEAGIDDDRIMLDPGIGFGLTKRENLSLIQKMGLLHDKGYWIFLGVSRKRFIQNMVEEAGYNVDVSTEEGFENRDEASAALSTIAARQGIEVVRVHTMAHHRIACQIGDAVRLADQMEDVNFGAYADKK, encoded by the coding sequence ATGCGATCTAGCCATTTTCGTTACCATGATAAGACACTAAGCAACGACCAAGAACCAACTATCCTGTGTGGCATTGTCAATGTCACCCCTGACTCCTTCTCAGATGGTGGCCAGTACAATAGCGTTGATAAGGCTGTCGCCCAGGCCCAGAAATTGATCAAAGAGGGAGCGGGGATGATCGACATCGGCGGGGAATCGACCCGGCCAGGCAGTACTTATGTCGCCATTGAAGAAGAGATCAATCGGGTGGTCCCTGTGATCAAGGCCCTCAAGGAAGTGACGGATGTCCCACTTTCTCTGGACACTTGGAAGGCGGATGTCGCTGAGGCTGCGATTGAAGCTGGTGTCGATATCATTAATGACATCACGGGCTTCTTAGGCGATCCACGAATGGCTGAAGTGGTGGGTCAGTCCCAGGCAGGGGCAATCCTGATGTTTAACCCTGTTACCGCTCGGCCTGACCATCCCGGCTCGCAAAAATTCCCGGAATTTGGGGACCAAACAGTCTTTACAGATGAAGAAAAAGCAGCCTTCAAGGAGATGCCAATTGAAGACGTCATGATGGCCTACTTGGACAAGAGTTTAGAACGCGCCCATGAAGCGGGAATTGATGATGACCGGATCATGTTAGACCCTGGCATTGGTTTTGGTTTGACCAAGCGAGAGAATCTCAGCTTGATTCAAAAGATGGGTCTCCTCCATGATAAAGGCTATTGGATCTTCTTGGGTGTTTCCCGCAAACGTTTCATCCAGAATATGGTGGAAGAAGCCGGCTATAATGTGGATGTGTCAACTGAGGAAGGATTTGAAAACCGGGATGAAGCCTCAGCCGCCCTGTCTACTATTGCAGCTCGGCAGGGGATTGAAGTTGTCCGTGTCCATACCATGGCCCACCACCGGATTGCTTGTCAGATTGGCGATGCAGTTCGCTTAGCCGACCAGATGGAAGATGTCAACTTTGGAGCTTATGCTGATAAGAAATAA
- a CDS encoding diacylglycerol/lipid kinase family protein, translating into MKNLMIIVNPTSGDNQGASYAQQLKEKLAPHFDQVELMETEGDGDATDFARQACEEGYDSVYVIGGDGTINEVVNGIAEQDHRPKMGFLPGGTNNTYAQLFNMSNDIEESIEQINLEEVRAVDIGKCNDTYFSYYACFGEMIDATTSTSSEEKERLGTLAYAKNIVKALPNDQVHELQIKSDTESFEGKASHVFVLLTNQVGNLRFSKKKVSLQDGEFDVVIVTDEGLGAKLSALKDMVFGQLNENENITAFTCRELSITCPDKEDIQLDLDGDMGPKLPAQIKVLPQHIQFYVPEAMED; encoded by the coding sequence ATGAAGAACTTGATGATTATTGTGAATCCCACATCAGGTGATAACCAAGGGGCTTCTTACGCCCAACAATTGAAAGAAAAGTTGGCCCCTCACTTTGACCAAGTAGAGCTTATGGAGACTGAGGGCGATGGGGATGCGACCGATTTTGCCCGCCAGGCTTGTGAAGAAGGCTATGATAGTGTTTATGTGATCGGTGGGGATGGGACCATTAATGAGGTGGTCAATGGCATCGCTGAACAAGACCACCGGCCCAAGATGGGTTTTCTGCCAGGTGGAACCAACAATACCTATGCCCAGCTCTTTAACATGTCCAACGATATTGAAGAGAGTATCGAACAGATTAACTTGGAAGAAGTTCGAGCCGTCGATATCGGCAAGTGTAATGATACCTATTTTAGCTATTACGCTTGCTTTGGCGAGATGATTGATGCGACGACTTCTACGAGTTCAGAAGAGAAGGAACGCCTGGGAACCCTCGCCTATGCCAAAAATATTGTAAAAGCACTGCCCAATGACCAAGTCCACGAGCTTCAAATCAAATCGGATACGGAATCGTTTGAAGGCAAGGCCAGCCATGTCTTTGTTCTCTTAACCAACCAGGTCGGGAACTTGCGCTTCTCTAAGAAGAAGGTCAGCCTCCAGGATGGGGAATTCGATGTCGTAATTGTGACGGATGAAGGTTTGGGGGCTAAATTGTCGGCTCTCAAGGATATGGTCTTTGGCCAATTGAATGAGAATGAAAACATTACCGCTTTCACTTGCCGGGAACTTTCCATTACTTGCCCCGACAAAGAAGACATCCAGCTCGACTTGGATGGGGATATGGGACCTAAGCTCCCTGCTCAAATAAAAGTCCTCCCCCAACATATCCAATTCTATGTCCCAGAAGCTATGGAGGATTAG
- a CDS encoding cobalamin B12-binding domain-containing protein, which yields MRSKEELIQELSDMVFEMEDEEIIDTAEEYVQAGYDVQDAIMEGLVDGMSRAGVLFAEEEYYVTDVLICSDALNEAMAIFKPLLLERKEEGGQARHKIIFGTVEGDTHDIGKNLVKVMLEVGGFEVIDMGRDVPLDDFIDRAIEEEAELIGLSALMTTTMTGMKTLIERLEERGVRDQFKVMIGGGAVSQYYCDEIGADGYSEDAIEAVELAKRLVGEGED from the coding sequence ATGCGTTCAAAAGAAGAATTAATCCAAGAATTGTCGGATATGGTCTTTGAGATGGAGGATGAAGAGATTATCGATACAGCTGAGGAGTATGTCCAAGCAGGTTATGATGTTCAGGATGCCATCATGGAAGGCTTAGTAGATGGGATGAGCCGGGCTGGCGTCCTCTTCGCTGAAGAAGAGTACTATGTGACCGATGTCCTGATCTGTTCGGATGCCCTAAATGAAGCCATGGCTATCTTTAAGCCCCTCTTGTTGGAACGCAAGGAAGAGGGCGGCCAGGCCCGCCATAAAATTATTTTTGGGACAGTAGAGGGGGATACCCACGATATCGGTAAGAACCTGGTCAAGGTCATGCTCGAAGTGGGTGGCTTTGAAGTGATCGACATGGGGCGTGATGTGCCACTGGATGATTTTATCGACCGGGCCATCGAGGAAGAGGCGGAATTGATTGGTCTTTCCGCCCTGATGACTACGACCATGACAGGGATGAAGACCTTGATTGAGCGCTTGGAAGAGCGGGGCGTCCGTGACCAGTTCAAGGTGATGATTGGTGGCGGGGCGGTTTCTCAGTATTATTGCGATGAAATTGGGGCGGATGGCTATTCTGAAGATGCCATTGAAGCCGTTGAATTAGCCAAACGTTTAGTTGGAGAAGGCGAGGATTAG
- a CDS encoding ASKHA domain-containing protein, whose translation MVKIQVQAWDQVVDYDPASGKSLYACLVEAGLPVPGDCGGKGTCGKCRFKLLEGELAAEAYQGLAGKYPLACRARPQSDLRLAFLNMERDHRILVTGDRLALTGPKRWRQASFKLDRDLLQAGADLETRLVQELDVSSFPAQVWQGLEIERNQTYRAIICDDRVLALDLQAEDARIYGLAVDIGTTTLAASLINLETGEEVSQASALNPQIQQGADVLNRISYVMTEGGRGLKQLQQAIRRAIQSLIDELCQEADCPESAVYGLSLAGNTVMTHLALGIDPRPLGQSPYLPVFRSGQQLSAKAFGLRKIPSSAQVMTLPAVSAYIGSDVVAGAYAAGFSELGKRRLLIDIGTNGEMLVQDGDRYVSCSCAAGPALEGMMISSGMKAAAGAVEECLWQDGQFDLQVIGGGKPQGLCGSGVLALIREGLRAGLISYRGRIIDPESLAPDDARRPYLKVDDQGKRSLQVASQVSLTQHDIRQVQLAKGAIRSGVEVLLEASQLEAEQIDQVLVAGQFGRHLAEASLIKTGLLPEGFAGHLSYIGNSSHSGAYLYLMDQDAAQGLEALARRIDYIELSRLDDYDRVFARASLFPKLKRK comes from the coding sequence GTGGTGAAGATTCAGGTTCAAGCTTGGGACCAGGTGGTAGACTATGATCCGGCGTCAGGGAAAAGTCTCTACGCCTGTTTGGTCGAAGCCGGTTTGCCGGTGCCTGGCGATTGTGGGGGCAAAGGCACTTGTGGCAAGTGTCGTTTTAAGCTCTTGGAAGGTGAGCTGGCGGCTGAGGCTTACCAGGGTCTGGCGGGCAAGTATCCGCTAGCCTGCCGGGCGCGGCCTCAATCCGATTTGCGCCTGGCTTTTCTTAATATGGAAAGGGACCACCGGATCTTAGTCACGGGAGACCGTCTCGCTCTGACTGGGCCTAAACGCTGGCGCCAAGCCAGTTTTAAATTGGACCGGGACTTGCTTCAAGCGGGGGCAGATTTAGAGACCCGCCTGGTGCAAGAGCTGGACGTTTCATCCTTTCCTGCGCAAGTCTGGCAGGGGCTTGAAATCGAGCGTAATCAAACTTACCGGGCCATTATCTGTGATGACCGAGTCCTGGCCCTCGACCTGCAAGCGGAAGATGCACGGATTTATGGCTTGGCTGTGGATATCGGGACGACCACCCTAGCTGCTAGCCTCATCAACTTAGAGACCGGGGAGGAAGTCAGCCAGGCTTCTGCCCTCAACCCGCAAATCCAACAGGGGGCGGATGTCTTGAACCGGATTTCTTATGTCATGACGGAAGGGGGGCGCGGTCTGAAGCAGCTCCAACAAGCCATTAGACGGGCCATCCAGAGCTTAATCGATGAGCTCTGCCAGGAAGCAGATTGCCCTGAAAGTGCGGTTTATGGCCTCAGTTTGGCCGGCAACACCGTTATGACCCACCTTGCTTTGGGGATCGATCCGCGTCCGCTGGGCCAGTCGCCCTACCTGCCGGTTTTTCGTTCCGGGCAGCAACTCTCCGCTAAAGCATTCGGCCTGAGAAAAATTCCTAGCTCGGCCCAGGTCATGACCCTGCCGGCAGTTTCGGCCTATATTGGGTCGGACGTGGTCGCTGGGGCCTATGCGGCTGGCTTTAGTGAGCTTGGAAAGCGCCGGCTCTTGATTGATATTGGGACCAATGGGGAGATGTTAGTCCAAGATGGGGACCGTTATGTGTCTTGTTCCTGTGCCGCCGGGCCAGCCTTGGAAGGGATGATGATTTCATCTGGCATGAAGGCGGCTGCAGGAGCAGTTGAGGAATGTTTATGGCAGGATGGTCAATTTGACCTCCAAGTGATTGGTGGAGGAAAGCCCCAAGGTTTGTGTGGCAGTGGCGTCCTCGCCCTGATCCGGGAAGGCTTGCGGGCGGGTCTGATCAGCTACCGGGGGCGGATTATTGATCCGGAGTCTTTAGCCCCAGATGATGCCCGCCGACCTTATCTCAAAGTCGATGACCAAGGTAAACGCTCTCTCCAAGTGGCTTCCCAAGTTAGCCTGACCCAGCACGATATCCGCCAGGTTCAACTGGCCAAGGGAGCTATTCGCTCAGGGGTGGAAGTCCTCTTGGAAGCAAGCCAGCTGGAAGCTGAGCAGATCGACCAGGTCCTTGTGGCGGGGCAATTTGGTCGGCATTTGGCGGAGGCCAGTCTGATCAAGACCGGCCTCTTACCGGAAGGCTTTGCGGGCCATCTCTCATATATTGGGAACTCGTCCCATAGTGGGGCCTATCTTTACCTGATGGACCAAGATGCCGCCCAGGGCTTAGAAGCCCTCGCCCGGCGGATTGATTATATTGAATTATCGCGCTTAGACGACTATGACCGTGTCTTCGCTCGGGCATCACTTTTTCCAAAATTAAAAAGAAAGTAG
- a CDS encoding uroporphyrinogen decarboxylase family protein, with amino-acid sequence MKEMTANQRWQALKAGESLDRLPITLCHAGFAAKLAGMNYRESFNTADKLAKRELTIYREFALDALSVSYTSVNFAIRHRSKIKSPRESAPSVADHALKSLDQVDQLKVEATSFDRDISQRINLEALDKIDGAVGSKCHPCYCISAPFTLASGIYPAEKMLRATRKDKEGLHRLLRFVTDRVKEIIERAVQMPDLNFFIYDPVASGALISPKQYRDFVLPYTKEMVDFIKAHDRCVGMHICGDISNHLEAIVETGVDMISLDQTVDLGQAKEKVGQAIALMGNVDPVRCFLQGSPEEVSQAVEDCFAKAGDNPRGFIIRSGCQLPVDTPVANVEAFMETAVPCAQKAAQNWA; translated from the coding sequence ATGAAAGAAATGACAGCAAATCAACGTTGGCAGGCTCTAAAGGCTGGGGAAAGTCTCGACCGGCTCCCAATTACCCTCTGCCACGCTGGTTTTGCCGCTAAATTAGCGGGGATGAATTACCGGGAGAGTTTTAATACGGCGGATAAATTAGCCAAACGTGAGCTCACCATCTATCGTGAATTTGCTTTAGATGCCTTGTCTGTGAGCTATACTTCGGTTAACTTTGCCATCCGCCACCGGTCTAAGATTAAGAGCCCGCGTGAGTCCGCGCCTTCAGTAGCTGACCATGCCCTCAAGAGCTTAGACCAAGTGGATCAATTGAAGGTTGAGGCGACGAGTTTCGACCGGGATATCTCCCAACGGATCAACTTGGAAGCTCTGGATAAGATTGACGGGGCAGTAGGGTCAAAATGCCACCCCTGCTACTGTATTTCCGCGCCGTTTACCCTTGCGTCAGGCATCTATCCCGCCGAGAAGATGCTGCGGGCGACGCGTAAGGATAAGGAAGGGCTCCACCGCCTCTTGCGCTTTGTGACCGACCGGGTGAAGGAAATTATTGAGCGGGCGGTTCAAATGCCGGACTTGAATTTCTTTATCTATGACCCAGTGGCTTCGGGCGCTTTGATTAGCCCTAAGCAATACCGAGACTTTGTCCTTCCCTATACTAAGGAAATGGTAGACTTCATTAAGGCCCATGACCGCTGTGTGGGGATGCACATCTGTGGGGATATCAGCAACCACCTTGAAGCCATTGTGGAGACGGGCGTGGATATGATCAGCCTTGACCAAACCGTTGACCTAGGCCAAGCCAAGGAAAAAGTGGGCCAAGCGATTGCTTTGATGGGCAATGTTGACCCGGTGCGGTGCTTCCTCCAAGGCAGTCCTGAAGAAGTTAGCCAGGCAGTTGAAGATTGTTTTGCCAAAGCAGGGGACAATCCAAGAGGCTTTATTATTCGCTCGGGCTGCCAATTGCCCGTGGATACCCCAGTAGCTAATGTGGAGGCCTTTATGGAAACTGCTGTCCCCTGTGCCCAAAAAGCGGCGCAAAATTGGGCCTAG
- a CDS encoding uroporphyrinogen decarboxylase family protein, which yields MVLYKGQPYVPARSLDCARPFPAEVLGASIDDLTTINHWPSCLAALVQKYRQYYRQNYCLLPLNHSLEAEAYGSQVYHDRYLGDRLDPKSKRQLDHGPLGALPLTDNALAASLAACQRLSQKGEKICFNLTGPFTLAEQLYDFNDLLGCARRQPASYQAVMAPLVQGLTRVGQAALDAGASVLALADPTGDRKLLGPRHYGQVAGGLQRDLVERLLPSVEARGAKLYLSPGLYRGLAALGWLECGPKLAPAQDFPQVLFRETWSAKGLVTGSLQEGIYKLNPINKQEKGDF from the coding sequence ATGGTTTTGTACAAAGGTCAGCCCTATGTCCCAGCCCGGTCTTTGGACTGTGCCCGGCCTTTTCCCGCTGAAGTCCTGGGAGCTAGTATAGACGACTTAACGACCATTAACCACTGGCCTTCTTGCCTGGCCGCCCTGGTCCAAAAATATCGTCAGTACTACCGGCAGAACTATTGTCTTCTGCCTCTTAACCATTCCCTGGAAGCCGAAGCATATGGCAGCCAGGTCTACCATGACCGTTACCTGGGAGACCGCTTAGACCCCAAAAGCAAGCGCCAGCTAGACCATGGACCGCTGGGAGCTCTACCGCTGACGGACAATGCCTTAGCCGCATCCTTGGCGGCCTGCCAGCGACTCAGTCAAAAGGGAGAGAAGATCTGCTTTAACCTGACTGGCCCCTTTACCCTGGCTGAACAGCTCTATGATTTCAATGATTTGCTAGGATGTGCTCGCCGCCAGCCAGCGAGTTACCAGGCAGTGATGGCGCCCTTAGTTCAAGGCTTGACTCGTGTAGGCCAAGCTGCTCTTGATGCGGGGGCCAGCGTGCTCGCCCTAGCTGATCCAACGGGGGATCGAAAGCTCTTAGGCCCCCGCCACTATGGTCAAGTCGCTGGTGGCTTGCAGAGGGACTTAGTCGAGAGGCTTTTGCCTTCAGTTGAAGCGCGAGGAGCCAAGCTCTACCTGTCTCCAGGCCTTTACCGCGGCTTGGCAGCTTTAGGCTGGCTGGAATGCGGCCCCAAGCTGGCCCCAGCCCAGGATTTTCCCCAGGTGCTCTTTAGGGAGACCTGGTCCGCTAAGGGACTCGTGACTGGGAGCTTGCAAGAGGGCATCTATAAGCTCAATCCAATAAACAAGCAAGAGAAAGGTGATTTTTAA
- a CDS encoding uroporphyrinogen decarboxylase family protein: MTETMTSVDRLQAYQAGQAVDRRPIMLFHGTVGAKLAGMTYRESEMTAENIAQKEITVAEKFAPDNYSVNFGLYGMGHALGSQFKASEDSSDAIVSYALDDLAAIDQLDAGRLRLRNDPNQQKHYEAIELIQKKLGPDYRIDYELSGPITSAASLYPPEQLLRATRKKTDQVHQLLRFVTDALLQIIDDFAAANPSIGFSLTDPVASGALLSPKQYEKFCQPYTKEIVDRIHHYGKSVTLHICGDCTKSLPYIAGTGIDYFSADQTVDLQAAKEGLGPDCGLIGNIDPVKYFLQGQPEDLEAQVAQSYAQAADHEGGYLLGPGCSVPYHTPEENIQAYMEAARRYSRDDK, encoded by the coding sequence ATGACAGAAACGATGACATCCGTTGACCGCTTGCAAGCCTATCAAGCCGGTCAAGCCGTCGATCGCCGTCCAATTATGCTCTTTCACGGAACGGTAGGAGCCAAATTGGCTGGAATGACCTACCGCGAATCCGAAATGACCGCTGAAAATATTGCCCAAAAAGAAATTACCGTTGCCGAAAAATTCGCACCGGATAATTACTCGGTTAACTTTGGCCTCTACGGAATGGGACACGCCTTGGGCAGCCAGTTTAAAGCATCTGAAGATAGTTCAGATGCCATTGTTTCCTATGCCTTGGATGACCTGGCAGCCATTGACCAACTCGATGCAGGCCGTCTCCGTCTTCGTAATGACCCTAACCAGCAGAAGCACTATGAGGCTATTGAACTGATCCAGAAGAAATTGGGGCCGGACTACCGCATTGATTATGAATTAAGTGGTCCGATAACGAGTGCCGCTAGCCTCTACCCACCGGAACAGCTCCTGCGCGCCACCCGCAAGAAGACCGACCAAGTCCACCAGCTCCTGCGTTTTGTAACGGATGCCTTGTTACAGATTATTGATGACTTTGCGGCGGCCAACCCTTCCATTGGCTTTTCTCTCACCGATCCGGTTGCCTCCGGAGCGCTCTTAAGTCCTAAGCAATACGAGAAGTTCTGCCAGCCTTATACCAAAGAAATTGTTGATCGGATCCACCATTATGGTAAGTCAGTCACCCTCCATATCTGTGGGGACTGTACCAAGAGCTTGCCCTATATTGCAGGAACTGGGATTGACTATTTCAGTGCTGACCAAACCGTTGACCTCCAAGCGGCTAAGGAAGGTTTGGGCCCTGACTGTGGCTTGATTGGAAATATTGATCCGGTGAAATATTTCTTACAAGGCCAGCCAGAAGATTTAGAAGCCCAGGTAGCCCAGTCTTACGCCCAAGCTGCTGACCATGAAGGCGGCTATCTGCTCGGCCCTGGCTGCAGTGTGCCTTATCATACGCCAGAAGAAAATATCCAAGCCTATATGGAAGCGGCCCGCCGCTATAGCCGCGATGACAAGTAG
- the ypfJ gene encoding KPN_02809 family neutral zinc metallopeptidase, translated as MKWDDLRRSKNVDDRRGQSMGRPSRSGGSGLGGLLSLLLMSRRGGGKWLVIIIILMMLFGGGSFLGGGLGQETSNQEAQTSQQVETQQAGASSEEKDFLSAVLGSTEDFWSELFQSQGQSYDPATLVLYTDHVQTGGCGFGSAQAGPFYCPGDQSVYIDLSFYRELKNRYQAPGDFAMAYVLAHEVGHHIQNELGIMDQYQRAVQSAGETEANQLSVRLELQADYLAGVWAHYAENQGLLESGDIQEALQAANAVGDDTLQEAAYGQVVPDSFTHGSAKQRQAWFERGYKYGDLDHGDTFNTYLDFEK; from the coding sequence ATGAAATGGGATGATTTGAGACGGAGTAAGAACGTCGATGACCGGCGAGGCCAGAGCATGGGACGGCCGTCACGGTCAGGTGGCAGTGGCTTAGGCGGTCTTTTAAGCCTGCTCCTGATGTCAAGGCGGGGCGGTGGGAAATGGCTTGTGATTATCATTATTTTGATGATGTTATTTGGCGGCGGCAGCTTCTTAGGGGGCGGCCTAGGTCAAGAAACAAGCAATCAAGAAGCCCAGACCAGCCAGCAGGTGGAGACCCAGCAGGCCGGTGCCTCAAGCGAGGAGAAGGACTTCCTGTCAGCTGTCTTGGGATCGACCGAAGATTTCTGGTCAGAACTCTTCCAAAGCCAAGGCCAGTCCTATGACCCCGCGACCCTTGTCCTTTATACCGACCATGTGCAAACTGGGGGCTGTGGCTTCGGGTCAGCCCAGGCGGGGCCTTTCTACTGTCCGGGTGACCAGTCGGTGTATATCGACCTTTCTTTCTACCGGGAATTGAAGAACCGCTACCAGGCACCTGGCGACTTTGCCATGGCCTATGTGCTAGCCCATGAGGTAGGCCACCATATCCAAAATGAACTCGGCATCATGGATCAATACCAGCGGGCTGTCCAGTCTGCGGGAGAGACGGAAGCCAACCAGCTCTCTGTTCGTCTAGAGCTCCAGGCTGACTACTTGGCTGGTGTCTGGGCCCACTATGCGGAAAATCAAGGCTTACTAGAGAGTGGCGATATCCAAGAGGCTCTCCAAGCGGCCAATGCCGTTGGAGATGATACCCTCCAGGAAGCCGCCTATGGACAAGTGGTGCCTGACAGCTTCACCCACGGCTCTGCCAAGCAGCGCCAAGCCTGGTTCGAGCGCGGTTACAAGTACGGCGACTTGGACCATGGGGATACCTTTAACACCTATCTTGATTTTGAAAAATAA